The genomic window AATAGATTCTATGGTTTCATATAAACGAGGTTCATCTGGGAATTCCTTATACAAATCTGGCAATCCCTGCAATGCATAGCCCAAAATATAAGGTTTCGGGAACGGATTTTTATATCCAGTCTGGTCATTTTGAATAAATGGCACATCTTTTTTTAATGGTTCACCACCTTGAGAAAATAAATGATTATCACATAATTTTTCACGTAATTCACGGAACAGTCGTAAGGCATGTTGTACATATTCTTGTTTCCCCAAAGCATGGTATAGAATCATAAAATCTTTTACAACCCCTACATTTCTGCATTCCCCTGTATTGGCGTGAACATTCTCTTTTGCATATTCAATCTGCCACTTTAAACCACATGCATAAAATGGGTCACCAGTCTCCTCATACGCAAAAAGTAAATTGTCAAAGCCTTTTGTGCAGAAGGTAACAGAGTCATTAGAACGCCACATAAAATTATTGTCATCTTCATGTATTTTGGGGTCTCTGCCTCGAATATTGTTATAACGCGTTCCTCCAAAATTTGTTTTTTCTAACTCGCCCCACCATATTGACAACTGTGTATAATTTTGACACCACAGTAAGAAGGTCTTTCGTATTTCTGGGTTTGCTGTTCGTAGAGATTCATAAAATATTTCTGTATTATGATTCAATCGGTTCATCCCAAAAACAGAGTTTACGGGCATAGTGGACACATTCCCGAAATCATCTCCATAAAGCCTTGGTATTGCCATAGCGTTTCTATGCCAACGGACAATTTCTTTTAATAATTCATTCTCCGGCTCCGGACATTCTTCACAATGATATATAGATTTCCACATAGAAATTGGGACACAACAAATCACTGGTGGTTCCAATAATTCATTCCATTCACTCATATCTGAAGGACCGATATACAAACACGCAGTACGCCATGCCATTGGTTGGTGTGGAACTTTGTCTATTTCCCGACTTCGCAAATAAGTAACGTTCCACCCATTGGAAGTAGGTTTGCTGTAAATGGAGCCTTTTCGCCAGTTTACTGCATCTGGAAAACATAATTTTTTGCCTGTTTCTGTCCGAAATGAAATGTCTTTCCCTTCTTTTAGTTCATGTTCAAAGTAGTTGTCCAACAGTGTAATGCTATCTCCAAGAATCTTTGATATATGTCCTTCGCCTTCAATACGTAAACCAAACTCTGGTGCATAGCCATCTTCCTTTGCACATCGTTGTAAAAATACTCGCACCGCAAATTGCCCTTCTGCATTTGCTCGTAATTCAATAATTTTAGGGAAAGCATCATCCCACTGTAGCCAGCGAGCCCATAAATATTGATCCCCTTGTTCTATAATTTCCTTTTTTATTTCCCTATTGTTTGTTATTGGACAAATTAACGTTATTTTTAAAGGTTTATCTTTGTCATTATTAACAATGATTTGTTTGCCGTCATATTCGAAAGAATTGCCACCTATTTGTAATGATGTGCTATTGTCCAACTTTTTTGATGAGGCTAATTTGTCGCAGATAACAATATATTGCTTCTCCTTTCTTTCAAAATTATCTGTAAACGAGAGTAATGCCCTGCGGACATAACCTTCTCCACCTCCGTAGGTAGTAAGAACACGACAATCTGCAGGGATTTCTCTTCCTTGTGATTGTAATACTACTTTATCTGTCACTTTCATTTTTTTGTATGGAAATGGAATAGAAGCACGAACAAATTGTTTTCCTACATTTTTTGTTTTTATTGTGAAGATAACTTCTTCATCTTTGATTTCAGATTTTGGCGATATTTCCCCTGATGTTATTGGTTCAAATTGAAACTTTTGGAACCACAATTCTTTCTGATGGGTATTTTCTTCTGAAGCGGAAAGAATAAAAGTGCAAGTACATATTAAATAAAGAAATAAAACCAAAAAAAGTTTTTTTACTTGATGTCTCATAGCGTTTCCTTTTCCTAAGTTATAATTAATATTAGCATATACATAGCCTCAAAAAAATGGTCGGACAAATATCACACTTATTTGTCCGACTACGTGATTTTTTTGTTAGAGATTTACCTTTTTCGATTTTCAGTGCCACTCATAATAATTAAAAGCATCCCAACCAATAAAAAGTCGATTAGATATTTTTGCCATAGATATTTATCTTCTGATGTGTCAGTGCAACCACAGGCTTTATCTGAAGGTGTATCTATACTACCTTCCCCTTCTGTTGAAGATGTCCCTTCTCTACTATCTTCTCCATCCTTAACCCCATCATTTGTGCCTTCTTGTTTGCCTTCCGTAGAGCCTTCTCCAATGCCTTCTCCGTTTCCTTCTGCAATTCCTTCTTGTAGTCCTTCTCCAATGCCTTCTCCATTTCCTTCTGCAATTCCTTCTTGTAGTCCTTCACCTTCTGGGGGGTGCATATCCCCTGCAAATGAAGTTTGAACAATATTTGAACAAAATTGGACATTTGTCGTACGAAACAACGCCTGTGAGATTATTTGGCAAGGACCCTGCATATCTGAAGGAACTTGTACAGTAAAACTAAAACTGAATGGGAATGAGGGGATAGAAATCCAAGCAAATTCAAAGGGGTCAGTGCCATTCGATGTAATCTTATCATTTACAGGATATATTGGAGGAGAATTTACAGAGGAAACACCTAAAAACTTCCAACCGTTAGGAAAGAGAGAAGTTAAACCTAAGGCTGTTATCTGTTCTGATGTATTTTTTGTTAGATTTGTTGTGACAATAACGGCACTACCAGGAATATAATATAACTTCGTTTCATTAATGTAGACCCCCTCTCCAGATAAGTCTTGTGAGATAGTTATATCTCCCGTTATCTCACACCCCGTTAGTTCTTCTCTCTGCGATTCTTTTTCTCCTGCAAATGAAGTATTTACTATCAAAAATAAAATAAAAATATTAATAGATAATACAATTAAAAAAACATTATTCTTACTTCGCATTATTATTTTATCCTAAATATATAACACATTATTAAAAACCATTGATACAAATAATATTTTCACGGTTGAAGTATACCATAAACCATGAATAATTTTTTTAAATTATGAAATAATGTTTATTCTCTGTTAATTATAATTGGAAATTTTAAATTACAGTAAGAAAACGTTATAAGTAAGGTTTGTGATAATATTTGTCCTTTTTATTAAAGGTTAATCTGTTGTTTGGTATATGACAATTAATGCTCCAGGCTTTTCGGGTATTTGTAACGGAATTCCTTTTTTCATTAACTCATCACCATTAATTTCTAATGATTTGGCATTATTTGTCAAAGGTGTAATTTTATATTTTTTATTTGAGTTAAGCCCATAAAGGGGCAAACTTATCTCGCTGTTGTCACATCCTTCTCTACGGAAAGCCTGGATAAACCCTGTGCCTTTTTTGCTCATATTAAATTGCCAGGCAATCCAAACATTTTTA from Candidatus Hydrogenedens sp. includes these protein-coding regions:
- a CDS encoding alpha/beta hydrolase family protein; translation: MRHQVKKLFLVLFLYLICTCTFILSASEENTHQKELWFQKFQFEPITSGEISPKSEIKDEEVIFTIKTKNVGKQFVRASIPFPYKKMKVTDKVVLQSQGREIPADCRVLTTYGGGEGYVRRALLSFTDNFERKEKQYIVICDKLASSKKLDNSTSLQIGGNSFEYDGKQIIVNNDKDKPLKITLICPITNNREIKKEIIEQGDQYLWARWLQWDDAFPKIIELRANAEGQFAVRVFLQRCAKEDGYAPEFGLRIEGEGHISKILGDSITLLDNYFEHELKEGKDISFRTETGKKLCFPDAVNWRKGSIYSKPTSNGWNVTYLRSREIDKVPHQPMAWRTACLYIGPSDMSEWNELLEPPVICCVPISMWKSIYHCEECPEPENELLKEIVRWHRNAMAIPRLYGDDFGNVSTMPVNSVFGMNRLNHNTEIFYESLRTANPEIRKTFLLWCQNYTQLSIWWGELEKTNFGGTRYNNIRGRDPKIHEDDNNFMWRSNDSVTFCTKGFDNLLFAYEETGDPFYACGLKWQIEYAKENVHANTGECRNVGVVKDFMILYHALGKQEYVQHALRLFRELREKLCDNHLFSQGGEPLKKDVPFIQNDQTGYKNPFPKPYILGYALQGLPDLYKEFPDEPRLYETIESIAKFIAESGDPVGGWRYPHPRSPLTFIGQGIEHAQQLVDACSVLKEKSPYFDLCLDRIETVLQARVAGLIRNQCVLNSLGPWEYATGKVEAGKNLEEIYKTFEERDYSRDYTEGNISCTDVLPPEGVVFFASVLNYYLKHRDAERVLNISHPELRTILMRMTLPKTETNIETGKNCSIEKTLPKFTADWLKNYVPSFRYEQGKFTNFEDWKKEGRKKVFECLGSPPPFTLFRPELIIEEDRKSYVARKLIMNISEWERIPAYLLIPKGTPPFPAVVCLHDHGAHFSIGKEKVVQPIAERDEVVDDATDWVNKYYGGRFIGDELAKQGYIVLAIDALFWGARQECEGSQYEHQQQLGSNIFHLGTSWLGIITWDDIRSVEFLKSLPEVDGEHIGAIGLSMGAHRTWMLSALSDNIKAGCAICWMATTPSLMVPDNNQTRGQSAYSMLAPNLYLYLDIPDVASLACPKPMLFFNGTKDILFPLEGVEEAYKIMGNVWQTQGTPENLHTKIWNVPHEFNREMQEEAFQWLNKHLK